A stretch of Saccharomyces cerevisiae S288C chromosome IV, complete sequence DNA encodes these proteins:
- the KGD2 gene encoding dihydrolipoyl transsuccinylase (Dihydrolipoyl transsuccinylase; component of the mitochondrial alpha-ketoglutarate dehydrogenase complex, which catalyzes the oxidative decarboxylation of alpha-ketoglutarate to succinyl-CoA in the TCA cycle; phosphorylated), translating into MLSRATRTAAAKSLVKSKVARNVMAASFVKRHASTSLFKQANKVESLGSIYLSGKKISVAANPFSITSNRFKSTSIEVPPMAESLTEGSLKEYTKNVGDFIKEDELLATIETDKIDIEVNSPVSGTVTKLNFKPEDTVTVGEELAQVEPGEAPAEGSGESKPEPTEQAEPSQGVAARENSSEETASKKEAAPKKEAAPKKEVTEPKKADQPKKTVSKAQEPPVASNSFTPFPRTETRVKMNRMRLRIAERLKESQNTAASLTTFNEVDMSALMEMRKLYKDEIIKKTGTKFGFMGLFSKACTLAAKDIPAVNGAIEGDQIVYRDYTDISVAVATPKGLVTPVVRNAESLSVLDIENEIVRLSHKARDGKLTLEDMTGGTFTISNGGVFGSLYGTPIINSPQTAVLGLHGVKERPVTVNGQIVSRPMMYLALTYDHRLLDGREAVTFLKTVKELIEDPRKMLLW; encoded by the coding sequence ATGCTTTCCAGAGCGACGCGTACTGCAGCTGCCAAATCCTTAGTAAAATCTAAAGTGGCTAGAAATGTTATGGCTGCTTCTTTCGTCAAGAGACATGCTTCTACAAGTTTGTTCAAACAAGCTAACAAGGTCGAATCCTTAGGTTCAATATATTTATCCGGcaagaaaatttcagtTGCGGCGAATCCGTTCTCCATAACTAGCAATCGTTTTAAATCTACCTCTATTGAAGTTCCTCCGATGGCAGAGTCCCTGACTGAAGGCTCTTTAAAGGAATATACTAAAAACGTTGGTGATTTTATTAAGGAGGACGAGCTGTTGGCCACTATTGAGACCgataaaattgatattGAGGTCAATTCGCCAGTATCAGGTACTGTTACGAAGCTAAATTTCAAACCAGAGGACACTGTCACTGTTGGTGAGGAGTTAGCTCAGGTCGAGCCTGGTGAAGCACCTGCTGAGGGTTCTGGAGAATCTAAGCCAGAGCCTACCGAACAAGCGGAGCCATCGCAAGGTGTCGCCGCAAGGGAAAACTCAAGTGAGGAAACGgcttcaaagaaagaagctGCTCCAAAGAAAGAAGCCGCTCCAAAGAAAGAAGTTACAGAACCAAAAAAGGCTGATCAACCAAAGAAGACCGTCTCTAAGGCGCAGGAACCCCCAGTAGCCTCTAACTCTTTCACACCATTTCCACGTACAGAAACCAGGGTCAAAATGAACCGTATGAGATTGAGGATTGCCGAAAGATTAAAAGAGTCTCAAAACACTGCTGCTTCCTTAACCACATTCAACGAAGTTGACATGTCAGCTTTGATGGAAATGAGGAAACTGTATAAAGATGAGATTATTAAGAAGACCGGTACTAAATTCGGATTCATGGGTCTTTTCTCCAAAGCATGTACCTTGGCCGCCAAGGATATTCCAGCCGTCAATGGTGCCATTGAAGGTGACCAGATTGTTTATCGTGATTACACAGATATTTCTGTTGCTGTGGCCACTCCAAAGGGTTTGGTTACCCCCGTCGTTCGTAATGCAGAGTCATTGAGTGTTTTAGATATTGAGAACGAAATTGTTCGCTTGAGTCATAAAGCGCGTGATGGCAAATTAACCCTAGAAGATATGACGGGTGGTACTTTCACCATATCTAATGGTGGTGTTTTTGGTTCATTATACGGTACTCCTATCATCAATTCACCACAAACAGCCGTCCTAGGCTTGCATGGTGTCAAAGAGAGACCTGTCACTGTTAATGGACAAATTGTCTCAAGACCAATGATGTACTTGGCTTTGACTTATGATCATAGATTGCTAGATGGTAGAGAAGCTGTTACCTTCTTGAAGACTGTTAAAGAGTTGATTGAAGACCCTAGAAAAATGTTGTTATGgtga
- the NUM1 gene encoding Num1p (Protein required for nuclear migration; component of the mitochondria-ER-cortex-anchor (MECA); required for the association of mitochondria with the cell cortex and for accurate distribution of mitochondrial network; interacts with Mdm36p to link the ER and mitochondria at the cortex; localizes to the mother cell cortex and the bud tip; may mediate interactions of dynein and cytoplasmic microtubules with the cell cortex), with protein sequence MSHNNRHKKNNDKDSSAGQYANSIDNSLSQESVSTNGVTRMANLKADECGSGDEGDKTKRFSISSILSKRETKDVLPEFAGSSSHNGVLTANSSKDMNFTLELSENLLVECRKLQSSNEAKNEQIKSLKQIKESLSDKIEELTNQKKSFMKELDSTKDLNWDLESKLTNLSMECRQLKELKKKTEKSWNDEKESLKLLKTDLEILTLTKNGMENDLSSQKLHYDKEISELKERILDLNNENDRLLISVSDLTSEINSLQSNRTERIKIQKQLDDAKASISSLKRKVQKKYYQKQHTSDTTVTSDPDSEGTTSEEDIFDIVIEIDHMIETGPSVEDISEDLVKKYSEKNNMILLSNDSYKNLLQKSESASKPKDDELMTKEVAENLNMIALPNDDNYSKKEFSLESHIKYLEASGYKVLPLEEFENLNESLSNPSYNYLKEKLQALKKIPIDQSTFNLLKEPTIDFLLPLTSKIDCLIIPTKDYNDLFESVKNPSIEQMKKCLEAKNDLQSNICKWLEERNGCKWLSNDLYFSMVNKIETPSKQYLSDKAKEYDQVLIDTKALEGLKNPTIDFLREKASASDYLLLKKEDYVSPSLEYLVEHAKATNHHLLSDSAYEDLVKCKENPDMEFLKEKSAKLGHTVVSNEAYSELEKKLEQPSLEYLVEHAKATNHHLLSDSAYEDLVKCKENPDMEFLKEKSAKLGHTVVSNEAYSELQRKYSELEKEVEQPSLAYLVEHAKATDHHLLSDSAYEDLVKCKENPDVEFLKEKSAKLGHTVVSSEEYSELQRKYSELEKEVEQPSLAYLVEHAKATDHHLLSDSAYEELVKCKENPDMEFLKEKSAKLGHTVVSNEAYSELEKKLEQPSLAYLVEHAKATDHHLLSDSAYEDLVKCKENSDVEFLKEKSAKLGHTVVSNEAYSELEKKLEQPSLAYLVEHAKATDHHLLSDSAYEDLVKCKENPDMEFLKEKSAKLGHTVVSNEAYSELEKKLEQPSLEYLVEHAKATNHHLLSDSAYEDLVKCKENPDMEFLKEKSAKLGHTVVSNEAYSELEKKLEQPSLEYLVEHAKATNHHLLSDSAYEELVKCKENPDVEFLKEKSAKLGHTVVSNEAYSELEKKLEQPSLEYLVEHAKATNHHLLSDSAYEELVKCKENPDVEFLKEKSAKLGHTVVSNEAYSELEKKLEQPSLAYLVEHAKATDHHLLSDSAYEDLVKCKENPDVEFLKEKSAKLGHTVVSNEAYSELEKKLEQPSLAYLVEHAKATDHHLLSDSAYEDLVKCKENPDMEFLKEKSAKLGHTVVSNEAYSELEKKLEQPSLEYLVEHAKATNHHLLSDSAYEDLVKCKENPDMEFLKEKSAKLGHTVVSNKEYSELEKKLEQPSLEYLVKHAEQIQSKIISISDFNTLANPSMEDMASKLQKLEYQIVSNDEYIALKNTMEKPDVELLRSKLKGYHIIDTTTYNELVSNFNSPTLKFIEEKAKSKGYRLIEPNEYLDLNRIATTPSKEEIDNFCKQIGCYALDSKEYERLKNSLENPSKKFIEENAALLDLVLVDKTEYQAMKDNASNKKSLIPSTKALDFVTMPAPQLASAEKSSLQKRTLSDIENELKALGYVAIRKENLPNLEKPIVDNASKNDVLNLCSKFSLVPLSTEEYDNMRKEHTKILNILGDPSIDFLKEKCEKYQMLIISKHDYEEKQEAIENPGYEFILEKASALGYELVSEVELDRMKQMIDSPDIDYMQEKAARNEMVLLRNEEKEALQKKIEYPSLTFLIEKAAGMNKILVDQIEYDETIRKCNHPTRMELEESCHHLNLVLLDQNEYSTLREPLENRNVEDLINTLSKLNYIAIPNTIYQDLIGKYENPNFDYLKDSLNKMDYVAISRQDYELMVAKYEKPQLDYLKISSEKIDHIVVPLSEYNLMVTNYRNPSLSYLKEKAVLNNHILIKEDDYKNILAVSEHPTVIHLSEKASLLNKVLVDKDDFATMSRSIEKPTIDFLSTKALSMGKILVNESTHKRNEKLLSEPDSEFLTMKAKEQGLIIISEKEYSELRDQIDRPSLDVLKEKAAIFDSIIVENIEYQQLVNTTSPCPPITYEDLKVYAHQFGMELCLQKPNKLSGAERAERIDEQSINTTSSNSTTTSSMFTDALDDNIEELNRVELQNNEDYTDIISKSSTVKDATIFIPAYENIKNSAEKLGYKLVPFEKSNINLKNIEAPLFSKDNDDTSVASSIDLDHLSRKAEKYGMTLISDQEFEEYHILKDNAVNLNGGMEEMNNPLSENQNLAAKTTNTAQEGAFQNTVPHNDMDNEEVEYGPDDPTFTVRQLKKPAGDRNLILTSREKTLLSRDDNIMSQNEAVYGDDISDSFVDESQEIKNDVDIIKTQAMKYGMLCIPESNFVGASYASAQDMSDIVVLSASYYHNLMSPEDMKWNCVSNEELQAEVKKRGLQIALTTKEDKKGQATASKHEYVSHKLNNKTSTVSTKSGAKKGLAEAAATTAYEDSESHPQIEEQSHRTNHHKHHKRQQSLNSNSTSKTTHSSRNTPASRRDIVASFMSRAGSASRTASLQTLASLNEPSIIPALTQTVIGEYLFKYYPRLGPFGFESRHERFFWVHPYTLTLYWSASNPILENPANTKTKGVAILGVESVTDPNPYPTGLYHKSIVVTTETRTIKFTCPTRQRHNIWYNSLRYLLQRNMQGISLEDIADDPTDNMYSGKIFPLPGENTKSSSKRLSASRRSVSTRSLRHRVPQSRSFGNLR encoded by the coding sequence ATGTCCCACAACAACAGgcataaaaagaataacgATAAAGACAGCTCAGCAGGGCAGTATGCAAATAGCATTGACAATTCATTAAGCCAGGAAAGCGTCTCAACGAACGGCGTAACAAGGATGGCTAACTTAAAGGCTGATGAATGCGGCAGTGGTGATGAAGGAGATAAAACAAAGCGGTTTTCGATTTCAAGTATTTTGAGTAAAAGAGAGACAAAAGACGTGCTTCCGGAATTTGCAGGCAGTAGTTCCCACAATGGAGTACTCACGGCGAATTCATCAAAGGATATGAACTTTACTTTGGAACTAAGCGAGAATTTGTTGGTTGAGTGTAGGAAATTGCAATCCTCTAATGAAGCTAAAAATGAGCAAATCAAGTCTCTCAAGCAAATTAAAGAGTCATTAAGTGACAAGATTGAGGAGCTCACTAACCAAAAAAAGTCCTTCATGAAAGAGTTGGATTCAACTAAAGATTTAAACTGGGATTTAGAATCTAAATTAACAAACTTGAGCATGGAATGTAGGCaattaaaagaattgaagaaaaagactgaaaaatcttggaatgatgaaaaagaaagccTGAAACTTCTGAAAAcagatttggaaattttaacattaacaaaaaatggCATGGAAAATGATCTTAGCTCTCAAAAACTTCATTACGATAAAGAGATTAGTGAATTAAAGGAAAGGATTTTAGACttaaataatgaaaacgaCAGATTACTTATTAGTGTTTCTGATCTAACAAGTGAAATTAATTCCTTACAGAGCAATAGAACtgaaagaataaaaattcaaaagcaACTTGATGACGCCAAAGCATCTATTTCTTcgttaaaaagaaaagtacaAAAGAAGTATTATCAAAAACAGCATACTTCCGATACTACAGTAACATCTGATCCTGATTCTGAGGGGACCACTAGTGAAGAAGACATTTTTGATATAGTGATCGAAATTGACCACATGATTGAAACAGGCCCCTCTGTCGAGGACATTTCTGAAGATCTTGTCAAGAAATActcagaaaaaaacaatatgatattgttaTCGAATGATTCATATAAAAACTTACTACAAAAAAGTGAAAGTGCATCCAAACCAAAAGACGATGAATTAATGACCAAAGAGGTGGCTGAAAACCTGAATATGATCGCGTTACCAAATGATGACAATTACAGCAAAAAAGAGTTTTCGTTAGAATCTCATATTAAATATTTAGAAGCTTCTGGCTATAAAGTTCTTCCTCTAGAGGAGTTTGAGAACCTAAACGAATCCCTATCAAATCCATCATATAACTATCTCAAGGAAAAACTTCAggctttgaaaaagataccCATCGATCAAAGTACGTTTAACTTGTTAAAAGAGCCTACTATTGATTTTTTACTGCCTTTAACATCCAAAATTGATTGCCTGATAATACCTACCAAAGATTATAATGACCTTTTTGAGAGTGTCAAGAATCCatcaattgaacaaatgaaaaaatgcctGGAAGCAAAGAACGACTTACAATCGAATATTTGTAAATGGCTGGAGGAGAGAAACGGCTGTAAATGGCTAAGTAATGAtctgtatttttcaatggttAATAAGATAGAAACACCTTCGAAACAATACCTGTCAGATAAGGCAAAAGAATACGACCAAGTGCTGATTGATACTAAAGCCTTAGAAGGTTTAAAGAACCCAACGATAGACTTTCTAAGAGAAAAAGCTTCTGCATCAGATTATTTATTactcaaaaaagaagactACGTGAGCCCATCACTGGAATACCTAGTTGAACATGCCAAGGCCACCAATCACCATTTACTATCGGATAGTGCATACGAAGACCTAGTCAAGTGCAAGGAGAATCCTGATATGGAATTCTTGAAGGAGAAGTCTGCCAAACTAGGCCACACTGTGGTATCCAACGAGGCATATtctgaattggaaaagaaactagAACAACCATCACTGGAATACCTAGTTGAACATGCCAAGGCGACCAATCACCATTTACTATCGGATAGTGCATACGAAGACCTAGTCAAGTGCAAGGAGAATCCTGATATGGAATTCTTGAAGGAGAAGTCTGCCAAACTAGGCCATACTGTGGTATCCAACGAGGCATATTCTGAATTGCAACGCAAATACTCAGAATTGGAGAAGGAAGTAGAACAACCATCTCTAGCATACTTAGTTGAACACGCCAAGGCTACCGATCACCATTTACTATCGGATAGTGCATACGAAGACCTAGTCAAGTGCAAGGAGAATCCTGATGTGGAATTCTTGAAGGAGAAGTCTGCTAAACTAGGCCATACTGTGGTATCTAGCGAGGAATATTCTGAATTGCAACGCAAATACTCAGAATTGGAGAAGGAAGTAGAACAACCATCACTAGCATACCTAGTCGAACACGCCAAGGCTACCGATCACCATTTACTATCGGATAGTGCATACGAAGAACTAGTCAAGTGCAAGGAGAATCCTGATATGGAATTCTTGAAGGAGAAGTCTGCCAAACTAGGCCACACTGTGGTATCCAACGAGGCATATtctgaattggaaaagaaactagAACAACCATCACTAGCATACCTAGTCGAACATGCCAAGGCTACCGATCACCATCTGCTATCGGATAGTGCATACGAAGACCTAGTCAAGTGCAAGGAAAATTCTGATGTAGAATTCTTGAAGGAGAAGTCTGCTAAACTAGGCCATACTGTGGTATCCAACGAAGCATATtctgaattggaaaagaaactagAACAACCATCACTAGCATACCTAGTCGAACATGCCAAGGCTACCGATCACCATCTGCTATCGGATAGTGCATACGAAGACCTAGTCAAGTGCAAGGAGAATCCTGATATGGAATTCTTGAAGGAGAAGTCTGCCAAACTAGGCCACACTGTGGTATCCAACGAGGCATATtctgaattggaaaagaaactagAACAACCATCACTGGAATACCTAGTTGAACATGCCAAGGCCACCAATCACCATTTACTATCGGATAGTGCATACGAAGACCTAGTCAAGTGCAAGGAGAATCCTGATATGGAATTCTTGAAGGAGAAGTCTGCCAAACTAGGCCACACTGTGGTATCCAACGAGGCATATtctgaattggaaaagaaactagAACAACCATCACTGGAATACCTAGTTGAACATGCCAAGGCCACCAATCACCATCTGCTATCGGATAGTGCATACGAAGAACTAGTCAAGTGCAAGGAAAATCCTGATGTAGAATTCTTGAAGGAGAAGTCTGCTAAACTAGGCCATACTGTGGTATCCAACGAAGCATATtctgaattggaaaagaaactagAACAACCATCACTGGAATACCTAGTTGAACATGCCAAGGCCACCAATCACCATCTGCTATCGGATAGTGCATACGAAGAACTAGTCAAGTGCAAGGAAAATCCTGATGTAGAATTCTTGAAGGAGAAGTCTGCTAAACTAGGCCATACTGTGGTATCCAACGAAGCATATtctgaattggaaaagaaactagAACAACCATCACTAGCATACCTAGTCGAACATGCCAAGGCTACCGATCACCATCTGCTATCGGATAGTGCATACGAAGACCTAGTCAAGTGCAAGGAAAATCCTGATGTAGAATTCTTGAAGGAGAAGTCTGCTAAACTAGGCCATACTGTGGTATCCAACGAAGCATATtctgaattggaaaagaaactagAACAACCATCACTAGCATACCTAGTCGAACATGCCAAGGCTACCGATCACCATCTGCTATCGGATAGTGCATACGAAGACCTAGTCAAGTGCAAGGAGAATCCTGATATGGAATTCTTGAAGGAGAAGTCTGCCAAACTAGGCCACACTGTGGTATCCAACGAGGCATATtctgaattggaaaagaaactagAACAACCATCACTGGAATACCTAGTTGAACATGCCAAGGCCACCAATCACCATCTGCTATCGGATAGTGCATACGAAGACCTAGTCAAGTGCAAGGAGAATCCTGATATGGAATTCTTGAAGGAGAAGTCTGCTAAACTGGGCCATACTGTGGTATCCAACAAGGAATATtctgaattggaaaagaaactagAACAACCATCACTGGAATACTTAGTCAAACATGCCGAACAAATACaatcaaaaattatatCGATCTCGGACTTCAACACCTTAGCTAATCCATCTATGGAAGATATGGCTTCAAAATTGCAAAAGTTAGAATACCAGATTGTTTCGAACGATGAGTACATtgcattgaaaaatacgaTGGAAAAGCCGGACGTTGAGTTACTAAGATCCAAGTTGAAAGGTTACCATATAATTGATACAACAACGTACAATGAGCTAGTCAGCAATTTCAATTCTCCTACGTTGAAGTTTATTGAAGAGAAAGCCAAAAGCAAAGGTTATAGATTAATAGAACCTAATGAATACCTTGACTTGAATAGGATAGCCACTACACCTTCTAAAGAAGAGATTGATAACTTCTGCAAACAAATTGGGTGTTACGCTTTGGACTCTAAAGAATATGAAAGACTAAAAAATTCTCTGGAGAATCCCTCCAAGAAATttatagaagaaaatgccGCATTACTTGATCTTGTGCTAGTGGACAAAACGGAGTACCAAGCAATGAAAGATAATGCAAGCAACAAGAAATCACTTATTCCTTCAACCAAGGCACTTGATTTCGTTACAATGCCTGCCCCACAGCTTGCTTCTGCAGAGAAGTCATCACtacaaaaaagaactttatctgatattgaaaatgagtTAAAGGCCTTAGGCTACGTCGCAATTCGTAAAGAAAACCTGCCAAACCTAGAGAAACCAATTGTTGACAATGCCTCCAAAAATGATGTCTTGAACCTATGTTCGAAATTCAGTTTAGTACCATTGTCTACtgaagaatatgataatatGAGAAAGGAACACACTAAAATCTTAAATATTCTCGGTGATCCATCTATTGATTTCCTGAAGGAAAAATgtgaaaaatatcaaatgCTCATAATTAGTAAACATGATTACGAAGAAAAGCAAGAAGCCATTGAAAATCCAGGCTACGAATttattttagaaaaagCATCAGCACTGGGATATGAATTAGTTAGCGAGGTTGAGCTGGATCGCATGAAACAAATGATTGATTCACCAGATATTGACTACATGCAAGAAAAGGCTGCCCGCAATGAAATGGTGTTGTTGAGGAACGAGGAGAAGGAAGCattgcaaaagaaaatagaataTCCCTCTTTAACATTTTTAATCGAAAAGGCTGCTGGAATGAACAAAATACTTGTTGACCAAATCGAGTATGATGAAACTATAAGAAAATGCAATCATCCCACTCGGATGGAGCTAGAGGAATCCTGTCATCACTTGAACTTGGTTTTGCTCGACCAAAACGAGTACTCAACTCTAAGAGAACCTTTGGAAAATCGAAATGTTGAAGACTTAATTAACACCTTGAGCAAACTAAACTACATTGCAATTCCTAATACTATCTACCAAGATTTAATTGGAAAGTATGAGAATCCAAACTTTGATTATCTAAAGGATTCTTTGAACAAAATGGATTACGTCGCAATCTCTAGACAAGATTATGAATTGATGGTTGCTAAATACGAAAAGCCACAACTGgattatttgaaaatttcttcagagAAAATCGACCACATTGTAGTGCCTCTGTCTGAGTACAATTTAATGGTTACAAATTATAGAAATCCCAGCTTGAGCTACTTAAAAGAGAAAGCCGTTTTGAATAATCATattttaataaaagaagatgactataaaaacattttaGCAGTATCAGAACATCCGACAGTGATCCACCTCTCCGAAAAGGCATCTTTATTAAATAAAGTCTTGGTAGACAAGGATGATTTTGCGACCATGTCACGCTCGATTGAGAAACCAACTATCGATTTCTTATCCACTAAGGCGCTATCAATGGGGAAAATACTAGTTAATGAATCTACGCATAAAAGAAACGAGAAACTATTATCTGAACCAGATTCTGAATTTTTGACAATGAAAGCCAAGGAGCAAGGGCTAATTATCATTTCAGAAAAGGAATATTCTGAACTGCGGGATCAAATAGATCGTCCTAGCCTAGatgttttgaaagaaaaggcCGCCATTTTTGATAGCATCATAGTAGAAAACATAGAATACCAACAACTGGTAAACACTACAAGTCCCTGCCCTCCCATTACTTATGAAGATTTGAAAGTATATGCCCACCAATTCGGTATGGAATTATGCCTCCAAAAACCCAACAAACTTTCTGGAGCTGAGCGTGCAGAGCGCATTGATGAACAATCAATAAATACGACCAGCAGTAACTCGACCACAACATCGAGCATGTTTACAGATGCACTAGATGATAATATCGAAGAGCTTAATCGTGTCGAATTGCagaataatgaagattATACTGACATAATCTCGAAATCATCCACAGTGAAAGATGCTACCATTTTCATTCCCGCCTATGAAAACATCAAGAATTCTGCTGAAAAATTAGGCTACAAATTAGTTCCGTTcgaaaaatcaaatatcaatcTGAAAAACATTGAAGCTCCATTATTTTCGAAGGACAACGATGACACTAGCGTTGCCAGTAGCATAGATCTTGATCACTTATCTagaaaagcagaaaaataTGGTATGACCCTCATTTCTGATCaggaatttgaagaatatcaTATACTAAAAGATAACGCGGTTAATCTGAATGGTGGCATGGAAGAAATGAATAATCCCTTGTCagaaaatcaaaacttAGCAGCAAAAACCACAAACACAGCGCAAGAAGGTGCCTTCCAAAACACCGTTCCCCACAATGATATGGACAACGAAGAAGTCGAATATGGGCCGGATGATCCAACATTCACAGTAAGGCAACTCAAGAAACCCGCTGGCGATCgtaatttgattttgactAGTAGGGAGAAAACACTGTTATCAAGagatgataatataatgAGTCAAAATGAGGCGGTTTATGGTGACGATATATCTGATAGCTTTGTAGATGAAAGccaagaaatcaaaaatgatGTAGACATTATTAAAACTCAAGCTATGAAATATGGTATGTTGTGTATTCCTGAAAGTAATTTTGTGGGTGCATCATATGCAAGTGCTCAAGATATGAGCGATATAGTTGTGCTTTCCGCGTCCTATTACCATAATCTAATGTCACCTGAAGACATGAAATGGAACTGTGTTAGTAATGAAGAATTACAAGCGGAAGTTAAAAAGCGTGGGCTCCAGATTGCACTAACAACAAAGGAAGATAAGAAAGGTCAAGCCACGGCATCCAAACATGAGTATGTGTCGCATAAGCTAAACAATAAAACATCTACTGTGTCCACAAAGTCTGGAGCAAAAAAGGGACTTGCagaagcagcagcaacaactGCTTATGAAGATTCCGAAAGTCATCCACAAATAGAAGAGCAGTCTCATCGTACTAATCATCATAAGCACCATAAACGTCAACAGAGTCTGAATTCTAATTCAACCTCAAAAACCACACATTCATCGAGGAATACGCCAGCATCTAGACGAGATATAGTAGCATCATTTATGTCACGTGCAGGATCTGCCAGTAGGACGGCATCTTTACAAACTTTAGCATCATTGAACGAACCAAGCATAATACCCGCGTTAACCCAAACCGTCATTGGGGAATATTTGTTTAAGTATTATCCACGCTTGGGACCTTTTGGATTCGAATCACGTCATGAAAGATTCTTCTGGGTTCATCCATATACCTTAACTTTGTACTGGTCCGCTTCTAATCCCATCCTAGAGAATCCTGCCAATACCAAAACAAAAGGTGTTGCCATTCTAGGAGTAGAAAGTGTCACAGACCCAAACCCATATCCAACAGGATTGTATCACAAAAGTATTGTTGTTACCACAGAAACTAGGACTATTAAGTTTACTTGTCCTACAAGGCAAAGACACAATATTTGGTATAATTCATTACGTTATTTACTTCAAAGGAACATGCAAGGGATAAGTTTAGAGGACATCGCTGATGATCCAACAGATAATATGTATTCAGGAAAGATTTTCCCATTGCCCGGCGAAAATACAAAGAGCTCCAGTAAAAGACTTAGCGCATCGAGAAGGTCCGTATCTACAAGGTCTCTAAGACATAGAGTACCACAAAGCCGATCATTTGGCAATTTACGATAg